The proteins below come from a single Pieris brassicae chromosome 1, ilPieBrab1.1, whole genome shotgun sequence genomic window:
- the LOC123709693 gene encoding uncharacterized protein LOC123709693: protein MSASIGGASEARSMRKTEAATMSTSSAQTSTMDMSALKSAIQESTPRMVLSSSKRRRLRKAKRATEQQQLITGSQRIPENPGTAPAVTTTAGRGKRAPKPTGSSAALKPIGSRCGKGPRGGYQTKNPNQTKQQTKGQKRDRPEETVTPTGESKRVKPNKLRLESGTSASYAEAAASYKANELCVAVMTEPFIDMTQEQADNIRLQIEGKIQDELMADLEATLATEPNDIRFRGRAHFSDGVLKTWCEDTYTLGWLTGACDVINNPIPDTKLVVRPQSDIPKKVPCLLHVPEFTGSTETLRKLITRQNRHLNIRSWTLTHERRTQDPTGVSLFLRVPEYEISKIKAHERRIYYLMGNIYIRILEKDEPSVVAAATVTTASTSGTGSSGPKPPSSTTEIAAVAEVNVPMETVQQPPSPVQLTSDDEFFQETGGSEFSDSCLRSSP from the coding sequence ATGTCTGCGTCCATAGGGGGGGCATCCGAAGCAAGATCGATGCGGAAGACCGAGGCTGCGACGATGAGCACGTCCAGTGCACAAACCTCGACCATGGACATGTCGGCCCTGAAATCAGCGATTCAGGAATCGACTCCCAGGATGGTCCTAAGCTCCTCAAAAAGGCGACGGCTCAGGAAGGCCAAAAGAGCGACGGAACAGCAACAGCTGATTACCGGCTCTCAGAGGATACCTGAGAACCCTGGAACTGCCCCCGCGGTTACCACAACTGCAGGACGCGGGAAAAGGGCACCGAAGCCGACTGGGTCCTCTGCCGCGCTCAAGCCTATTGGCTCTAGGTGCGGTAAAGGACCTAGAGGGGGGTACCAAACCAAAAACCCAAACCAAaccaaacaacaaacaaagggCCAGAAACGCGATCGGCCAGAGGAAACCGTGACACCGACTGGGGAGAGTAAAAGGGTTAAACCTAACAAACTCCGGCTGGAGTCAGGGACCTCGGCCAGTTACGCGGAAGCGGCAGCATCCTACAAAGCCAACGAGCTTTGTGTTGCCGTGATGACTGAGCCCTTTATAGACATGACACAAGAACAGGCAGATAACATCCGCCTACAAATCGAGGGTAAAATTCAAGATGAGCTCATGGCGGATCTTGAAGCTACCCTAGCAACTGAACCCAACGACATCAGATTCCGGGGAAGAGCCCACTTCTCAGATGGTGTCCTCAAAACTTGGTGCGAGGATACCTACACGCTGGGATGGCTTACCGGAGCATGCGATGTCATCAACAATCCGATACCGGACACCAAACTGGTGGTACGGCCTCAGTCAGACATTCCGAAGAAGGTGCCGTGCTTACTGCATGTTCCAGAGTTCACTGGTAGCACGGAAACTTTACGGAAACTGATCACCAGGCAAAACCGCCACCTAAACATCAGATCTTGGACCCTGACTCACGAACGTAGAACACAGGACCCGACAGGCGTATCTTTGTTCCTTCGTGTTCCGGAATATGAGATCTCAAAGATCAAGGCACACGAACGTCGCATCTACTATCTGATGGGGAACATCTATATCCGAATTCTGGAAAAGGATGAACCCTCAGTGGTAGCTGCCGCCACAGTAACTACTGCCAGTACATCGGGGACGGGATCCTCGGGGCCAAAGCCGCCCTCGTCAACGACGGAGATAGCCGCGGTTGCCGAGGTAAACGTCCCCATGGAGACAGTTCAACAACCACCCTCACCGGTGCAACTAACCTCGGATGACGAGTTCTTTCAGGAGACAGGGGGGAGTGAATTCAGCGACAGCTGTTTGCGCTCCTCCCCCTAA